A genome region from Salvelinus alpinus chromosome 26, SLU_Salpinus.1, whole genome shotgun sequence includes the following:
- the LOC139555137 gene encoding DNA-binding protein SATB1-like isoform X3: protein MDPQQCDGGHVSEGCNTPGNGDHRPPPAKLVRLELNGGGGPSGPHQGRTRQWSPGVRTSAPKLTTPAPQPKNWHKRGSLLPVLCLVEHRESPVPPVEDERREEHAEFVLVRRDLLFNQLIEMALLALGYSHSSAAQAKGSIQVGRWNPVPLSCVTDAPDATVADMLQDLYHVTTLKIQLTSCPMLLEDLPPEQWSHSTVRNALKELLRDMNQSSLAKECPLSQSMISSIVNSTYYANVSASKCHEFGRWYKHFMNTKGIMEIDSFSDQSQTSSTHPSTKQPFQGSTAEQVCSSPLPFPHGGATHISGRSCLAPSRCPPRLVTAPLSPQLVSPQQIVMAQFLNQQYAVSHMLAQQSLSVSVSTSPQQFLNHPPVGRPPPSLALAKGLDTLPQAGPPGPGSGSQSQVCGPSDISCEIYQWVREELKRAGISQAVFARVAFNRTQGLLSEILRKEEDPKSASQSLLVNLRSMQSFLQIPEGDRDRIYQEERERSLTTSTIINHSPNNTTPPCHTQTRKEEGNFVKAEDWHSQGWLCELLRWKEDPSPENRTLWENLCMIRRFLSLAQMERDAIYEQESNTLQQHCTDRLTQLVNNNTLLQRHSPLQQQHHQRTLTALSQLPLQPQAEPRLPPRQPSTASPAETEGGRGQLRTWWGSSQGDGREEDITGRGCRGWGQGRGRGVCNNDKEGGEGRWAGGRQTNGEGDGGSDGEGFRVSREAQGILQSFIQDVGLNPDEEAVHTLSAQLGLPKHTILSFFHSQHHSYTHQNHRQHYSEIHHNHNQHPSQDHNHRENHNQHHTDQNQLFYNGAGPTQPKRTTGEEWTVDLAGQMGGGGEDMEQEEEIEGKGDEDAILKELDVSSQTNTVATLEEEQHDSNQSETAQPHDSDE, encoded by the exons ATGGACCCCCAGCAGTGTGATGGAGGCCATGTGTCAGAGGGGTGTAACACTCCTGGTAATGGGGACCACCGTCCCCCTCCTGCCAAACTGGTCCGCCTGGAGTTGAACGGTGGCGGGGGCCCCTCAGGTCCACACCAGGGCAGGACGAGACAGTGGAGCCCAGGGGTCAGAACTTCGGCCCCCAAACTCACCACACCCGCACCACAACCCAAGAACTGGCATAAAAGAG GAAGCCTGCTGCCTGTGCTGTGTTTGGTGGAGCACAGAGAGAGCCCGGTCCCGCCagtggaggatgagaggagagaggagcatgCAGAGTTTGTACTGGTCAGGAGAGACCTGCTGTTTAACCAGCTGATAGAGATGGCTTTACTGGCCCTGGGCTACTCTCACAGCTCAGCAGCACAGGCGaaag gttcGATCCAGGTGGGTAGGTggaaccctgtccctctgtcctgtgTGACTGATGCTCCTGATGCCACAGTGGCTGACATGCTGCAGGACCTCTACCATGTGACCACCCTCAAGATCCAGCTCACCAG ttgtCCCATGTTGTTGGAGGACCTCCCTCCAGAACAGTGGAGTCACTCCACAGTGAGAAATGCCCTGAAGGAGCTATTGAGAGACATGAACCAGAGCTCACTGGCCAAAGAGTGCCCTCTGTCCCAG AGTATGATCTCCTCCATTGTTAACAGCACCTACTATGCAAATGTATCGGCCTCCAAGTGCCACGAGTTTGGCCGTTGGTATAAGCACTTCATGAATACAAAAGGCATCATGG AGATTGACAGCTTCTCTGACCAATCCCAAACGAGCTCCACACACCCATCAACCAAACAACCATTCCAAGGCAGCACAGCCGAGCAGGTCTGCTCCTCGCCCCTCCCCTTTCCTCACGGGGGTGCCACCCACATTTCTGGGCGTAGTTGTCTGGCCCCAAGTCGCTGCCCCCCGAGGCTGGTGACcgcccccctcagcccccagctagTCAGCCCCCAACAGATAGTCATGGCCCAGTTCCTCAACCAGCAGTATGCAGTCAGCCATATGCTAGCCCAGCAAagcctgtctgtatctgtctccaCCTCCCCCCAGCAATTCCTCAACCACCCCCCTGTGGGGAGGCCTCCCCCCTCCCTGGCCCTAGCCAAGGGCCTCGACACCCTGCCCCAGGCTGGACCACCAGGACCCGGGTCTGGGTCCCAGAGCCAGGTGTGTGGACCATCAGACATCTCATGTGAGATCTACCAGTGGGTGAGAGAGGAGCTGAAGAGAGCAGGCATCTCCCAGGCTGTGTTCGCCCGTGTGGCCTTCAACAGGACCCag GGCCTGCTGTCTGAGATCCTTCGTAAGGAGGAGGATCCTAAGAGTGCGTCTCAGTCTCTCCTGGTCAACCTGCGGTCCATGCAGAGTTTCCTCCAGATACCGGAAGGTGACCGCGACCGTATCtatcaggaagagagggagaggagtctgACCACGTCGACCATTATCAACCATTCACCCAACAACACTACCCCACCATGCCACACACAg ACCAGAAAGGAAGAGGGAAACTTTGTTAAGGCTGAAGATTGGCACTCCCAG ggCTGGCTGTGTGAGCTGCTGCGCTGGAAGGAGGATCCGTCCCCGGAGAACAGAACCCTGTGGGAGAACCTGTGTATGATCCGGCGCTTCCTGAGTCTGGCCCAGATGGAACGAGACGCCATCTATGAACAGGAGAGCAACACTCTACAACAACACTGTACAGACAGACTCACGCAGCTAgtcaacaacaacacactg CTCCAACGCCACTCCCCAttgcaacaacaacatcatcaacgaACACTGACCGCTCTGTCCCAGCTGCCCTTGCAGCCCCAGGCGGAGCCTCGCCTGCCGCCACGACAACCATCCACAGCATCACCGGCCGAGACTGAGGGGGGTAGGGGGCAACTGAGGACCTGGTGGGGGAGTAGTCAGGGTGATGGGAGGGAAGAGGACATTACTGGCAGGGGTTGTAGGGGTTGGGGCCAGGGCAGGGGTAGGGGTGTGTGTAACAATGacaaggaagggggagagggacgGTGGGCGGGGGGCAGACAGACTAACGGCGAGGGCGATGGTGGGAGTGATGGCGAGGGGTTTCGGGTGTCCCGGGAGGCGCAGGGGATCCTGCAGAGCTTCATCCAGGACGTTGGTCTGAACCCTGACGAGGAGGCTGTCCACACCCTGTCAGCCCAGCTGGGCCTGCCCAAACACACCATCCTCAGCTTCTTCCACAGCCAGCACCACAGCTACACTCACCAGAACCATAGACAGCACTACAGTGAGAtccaccacaaccacaaccaacatccGAGCCAGGACCACAACCACAGAGAGAATCACAACCAACACCACACGGACCAGAACCAGCTCTTCTATAATGGAGCAGGCCCAACCCAGCCTAAGAGAACTACAGGGGAGGAGTGGACCGTAGATCTCGCTGGACAAatgggggggggaggggaggataTGGAGCAGGAAGAGGAAATAGAGGGGAAGGGGGATGAGGATGCCATTTTGAAAGAGTTGGATGTGAGCAGTCAGACCAACACCGTCGCCACCCTAGAGGAGGAGCAACATGATTCTAACCAATCTGAGACTGCCCAACCACATGACTCTGATGAATAA
- the LOC139555137 gene encoding DNA-binding protein SATB1-like isoform X2 translates to MDPQQCDGGHVSEGCNTPGNGDHRPPPAKLVRLELNGGGGPSGPHQGRTRQWSPGVRTSAPKLTTPAPQPKNWHKRGSLLPVLCLVEHRESPVPPVEDERREEHAEFVLVRRDLLFNQLIEMALLALGYSHSSAAQAKGSIQVGRWNPVPLSCVTDAPDATVADMLQDLYHVTTLKIQLTSCPMLLEDLPPEQWSHSTVRNALKELLRDMNQSSLAKECPLSQSMISSIVNSTYYANVSASKCHEFGRWYKHFMNTKGIMEIDSFSDQSQTSSTHPSTKQPFQGSTAEQVCSSPLPFPHGGATHISGRSCLAPSRCPPRLVTAPLSPQLVSPQQIVMAQFLNQQYAVSHMLAQQSLSVSVSTSPQQFLNHPPVGRPPPSLALAKGLDTLPQAGPPGPGSGSQSQVCGPSDISCEIYQWVREELKRAGISQAVFARVAFNRTQGLLSEILRKEEDPKSASQSLLVNLRSMQSFLQIPEGDRDRIYQEERERSLTTSTIINHSPNNTTPPCHTQTRKEEGNFVKAEDWHSQVRLSPVAVVNRGVKSEGCVLDRGVKSEGCVLDRGVKSEGCVLDRGVKSEGCVLDRGVKSEGCVLDRGVKSEGCVLDRGVKSEGCVLDRGVKNEGCVLDINSSIYEEIQQEMKRAKVSQAMFAKMAASKSQGWLCELLRWKEDPSPENRTLWENLCMIRRFLSLAQMERDAIYEQESNTLQQHCTDRLTQLVNNNTLLQRHSPLQQQHHQRTLTALSQLPLQPQAEPRLPPRQPSTASPAETEGGRGQLRTWWGSSQGDGREEDITGRGCRGWGQGRGRGVCNNDKEGGEGRWAGGRQTNGEGDGGSDGEGFRVSREAQGILQSFIQDVGLNPDEEAVHTLSAQLGLPKHTILSFFHSQHHSYTHQNHRQHYSEIHHNHNQHPSQDHNHRENHNQHHTDQNQLFYNGAGPTQPKRTTGEEWTVDLAGQMGGGGEDMEQEEEIEGKGDEDAILKELDVSSQTNTVATLEEEQHDSNQSETAQPHDSDE, encoded by the exons ATGGACCCCCAGCAGTGTGATGGAGGCCATGTGTCAGAGGGGTGTAACACTCCTGGTAATGGGGACCACCGTCCCCCTCCTGCCAAACTGGTCCGCCTGGAGTTGAACGGTGGCGGGGGCCCCTCAGGTCCACACCAGGGCAGGACGAGACAGTGGAGCCCAGGGGTCAGAACTTCGGCCCCCAAACTCACCACACCCGCACCACAACCCAAGAACTGGCATAAAAGAG GAAGCCTGCTGCCTGTGCTGTGTTTGGTGGAGCACAGAGAGAGCCCGGTCCCGCCagtggaggatgagaggagagaggagcatgCAGAGTTTGTACTGGTCAGGAGAGACCTGCTGTTTAACCAGCTGATAGAGATGGCTTTACTGGCCCTGGGCTACTCTCACAGCTCAGCAGCACAGGCGaaag gttcGATCCAGGTGGGTAGGTggaaccctgtccctctgtcctgtgTGACTGATGCTCCTGATGCCACAGTGGCTGACATGCTGCAGGACCTCTACCATGTGACCACCCTCAAGATCCAGCTCACCAG ttgtCCCATGTTGTTGGAGGACCTCCCTCCAGAACAGTGGAGTCACTCCACAGTGAGAAATGCCCTGAAGGAGCTATTGAGAGACATGAACCAGAGCTCACTGGCCAAAGAGTGCCCTCTGTCCCAG AGTATGATCTCCTCCATTGTTAACAGCACCTACTATGCAAATGTATCGGCCTCCAAGTGCCACGAGTTTGGCCGTTGGTATAAGCACTTCATGAATACAAAAGGCATCATGG AGATTGACAGCTTCTCTGACCAATCCCAAACGAGCTCCACACACCCATCAACCAAACAACCATTCCAAGGCAGCACAGCCGAGCAGGTCTGCTCCTCGCCCCTCCCCTTTCCTCACGGGGGTGCCACCCACATTTCTGGGCGTAGTTGTCTGGCCCCAAGTCGCTGCCCCCCGAGGCTGGTGACcgcccccctcagcccccagctagTCAGCCCCCAACAGATAGTCATGGCCCAGTTCCTCAACCAGCAGTATGCAGTCAGCCATATGCTAGCCCAGCAAagcctgtctgtatctgtctccaCCTCCCCCCAGCAATTCCTCAACCACCCCCCTGTGGGGAGGCCTCCCCCCTCCCTGGCCCTAGCCAAGGGCCTCGACACCCTGCCCCAGGCTGGACCACCAGGACCCGGGTCTGGGTCCCAGAGCCAGGTGTGTGGACCATCAGACATCTCATGTGAGATCTACCAGTGGGTGAGAGAGGAGCTGAAGAGAGCAGGCATCTCCCAGGCTGTGTTCGCCCGTGTGGCCTTCAACAGGACCCag GGCCTGCTGTCTGAGATCCTTCGTAAGGAGGAGGATCCTAAGAGTGCGTCTCAGTCTCTCCTGGTCAACCTGCGGTCCATGCAGAGTTTCCTCCAGATACCGGAAGGTGACCGCGACCGTATCtatcaggaagagagggagaggagtctgACCACGTCGACCATTATCAACCATTCACCCAACAACACTACCCCACCATGCCACACACAg ACCAGAAAGGAAGAGGGAAACTTTGTTAAGGCTGAAGATTGGCACTCCCAG GTGAGGCTGTCTCCAGTAGCAGTAGTAAACAGAGGGGTGAAGAGCGAGGGATGTGTTCTAGACAGAGGGGTGAAGAGCGAGGGATGTGTTCTAGACAGAGGGGTGAAGAGCGAGGGATGTGTTCTAGACAGAGGGGTGAAGAGCGAGGGATGTGTTCTAGACAGAGGGGTGAAGAGCGAGGGATGTGTTCTAGACAGAGGGGTGAAGAGCGAGGGATGTGTTCTAGACAGAGGGGTGAAGAGCGAGGGATGTGTTCTAGACAGAGGGGTGAAGAACGAGGGATGTGTTCTAGACATCAACAGTTCTATCTATGAGGAGATCCAACAGGAGATGAAGAGAGCCAAGGTTTCTCAGGCCATGTTTGCCAAGATGGCCGCATCCAAGAGTcag ggCTGGCTGTGTGAGCTGCTGCGCTGGAAGGAGGATCCGTCCCCGGAGAACAGAACCCTGTGGGAGAACCTGTGTATGATCCGGCGCTTCCTGAGTCTGGCCCAGATGGAACGAGACGCCATCTATGAACAGGAGAGCAACACTCTACAACAACACTGTACAGACAGACTCACGCAGCTAgtcaacaacaacacactg CTCCAACGCCACTCCCCAttgcaacaacaacatcatcaacgaACACTGACCGCTCTGTCCCAGCTGCCCTTGCAGCCCCAGGCGGAGCCTCGCCTGCCGCCACGACAACCATCCACAGCATCACCGGCCGAGACTGAGGGGGGTAGGGGGCAACTGAGGACCTGGTGGGGGAGTAGTCAGGGTGATGGGAGGGAAGAGGACATTACTGGCAGGGGTTGTAGGGGTTGGGGCCAGGGCAGGGGTAGGGGTGTGTGTAACAATGacaaggaagggggagagggacgGTGGGCGGGGGGCAGACAGACTAACGGCGAGGGCGATGGTGGGAGTGATGGCGAGGGGTTTCGGGTGTCCCGGGAGGCGCAGGGGATCCTGCAGAGCTTCATCCAGGACGTTGGTCTGAACCCTGACGAGGAGGCTGTCCACACCCTGTCAGCCCAGCTGGGCCTGCCCAAACACACCATCCTCAGCTTCTTCCACAGCCAGCACCACAGCTACACTCACCAGAACCATAGACAGCACTACAGTGAGAtccaccacaaccacaaccaacatccGAGCCAGGACCACAACCACAGAGAGAATCACAACCAACACCACACGGACCAGAACCAGCTCTTCTATAATGGAGCAGGCCCAACCCAGCCTAAGAGAACTACAGGGGAGGAGTGGACCGTAGATCTCGCTGGACAAatgggggggggaggggaggataTGGAGCAGGAAGAGGAAATAGAGGGGAAGGGGGATGAGGATGCCATTTTGAAAGAGTTGGATGTGAGCAGTCAGACCAACACCGTCGCCACCCTAGAGGAGGAGCAACATGATTCTAACCAATCTGAGACTGCCCAACCACATGACTCTGATGAATAA
- the LOC139555137 gene encoding DNA-binding protein SATB1-like isoform X1, whose product MDPQQCDGGHVSEGCNTPGNGDHRPPPAKLVRLELNGGGGPSGPHQGRTRQWSPGVRTSAPKLTTPAPQPKNWHKRGSLLPVLCLVEHRESPVPPVEDERREEHAEFVLVRRDLLFNQLIEMALLALGYSHSSAAQAKGSIQVGRWNPVPLSCVTDAPDATVADMLQDLYHVTTLKIQLTSCPMLLEDLPPEQWSHSTVRNALKELLRDMNQSSLAKECPLSQSMISSIVNSTYYANVSASKCHEFGRWYKHFMNTKGIMEIDSFSDQSQTSSTHPSTKQPFQGSTAEQVCSSPLPFPHGGATHISGRSCLAPSRCPPRLVTAPLSPQLVSPQQIVMAQFLNQQYAVSHMLAQQSLSVSVSTSPQQFLNHPPVGRPPPSLALAKGLDTLPQAGPPGPGSGSQSQVCGPSDISCEIYQWVREELKRAGISQAVFARVAFNRTQGLLSEILRKEEDPKSASQSLLVNLRSMQSFLQIPEGDRDRIYQEERERSLTTSTIINHSPNNTTPPCHTQTRKEEGNFVKAEDWHSQVSIVFPKVRLSPVAVVNRGVKSEGCVLDRGVKSEGCVLDRGVKSEGCVLDRGVKSEGCVLDRGVKSEGCVLDRGVKSEGCVLDRGVKSEGCVLDRGVKNEGCVLDINSSIYEEIQQEMKRAKVSQAMFAKMAASKSQGWLCELLRWKEDPSPENRTLWENLCMIRRFLSLAQMERDAIYEQESNTLQQHCTDRLTQLVNNNTLLQRHSPLQQQHHQRTLTALSQLPLQPQAEPRLPPRQPSTASPAETEGGRGQLRTWWGSSQGDGREEDITGRGCRGWGQGRGRGVCNNDKEGGEGRWAGGRQTNGEGDGGSDGEGFRVSREAQGILQSFIQDVGLNPDEEAVHTLSAQLGLPKHTILSFFHSQHHSYTHQNHRQHYSEIHHNHNQHPSQDHNHRENHNQHHTDQNQLFYNGAGPTQPKRTTGEEWTVDLAGQMGGGGEDMEQEEEIEGKGDEDAILKELDVSSQTNTVATLEEEQHDSNQSETAQPHDSDE is encoded by the exons ATGGACCCCCAGCAGTGTGATGGAGGCCATGTGTCAGAGGGGTGTAACACTCCTGGTAATGGGGACCACCGTCCCCCTCCTGCCAAACTGGTCCGCCTGGAGTTGAACGGTGGCGGGGGCCCCTCAGGTCCACACCAGGGCAGGACGAGACAGTGGAGCCCAGGGGTCAGAACTTCGGCCCCCAAACTCACCACACCCGCACCACAACCCAAGAACTGGCATAAAAGAG GAAGCCTGCTGCCTGTGCTGTGTTTGGTGGAGCACAGAGAGAGCCCGGTCCCGCCagtggaggatgagaggagagaggagcatgCAGAGTTTGTACTGGTCAGGAGAGACCTGCTGTTTAACCAGCTGATAGAGATGGCTTTACTGGCCCTGGGCTACTCTCACAGCTCAGCAGCACAGGCGaaag gttcGATCCAGGTGGGTAGGTggaaccctgtccctctgtcctgtgTGACTGATGCTCCTGATGCCACAGTGGCTGACATGCTGCAGGACCTCTACCATGTGACCACCCTCAAGATCCAGCTCACCAG ttgtCCCATGTTGTTGGAGGACCTCCCTCCAGAACAGTGGAGTCACTCCACAGTGAGAAATGCCCTGAAGGAGCTATTGAGAGACATGAACCAGAGCTCACTGGCCAAAGAGTGCCCTCTGTCCCAG AGTATGATCTCCTCCATTGTTAACAGCACCTACTATGCAAATGTATCGGCCTCCAAGTGCCACGAGTTTGGCCGTTGGTATAAGCACTTCATGAATACAAAAGGCATCATGG AGATTGACAGCTTCTCTGACCAATCCCAAACGAGCTCCACACACCCATCAACCAAACAACCATTCCAAGGCAGCACAGCCGAGCAGGTCTGCTCCTCGCCCCTCCCCTTTCCTCACGGGGGTGCCACCCACATTTCTGGGCGTAGTTGTCTGGCCCCAAGTCGCTGCCCCCCGAGGCTGGTGACcgcccccctcagcccccagctagTCAGCCCCCAACAGATAGTCATGGCCCAGTTCCTCAACCAGCAGTATGCAGTCAGCCATATGCTAGCCCAGCAAagcctgtctgtatctgtctccaCCTCCCCCCAGCAATTCCTCAACCACCCCCCTGTGGGGAGGCCTCCCCCCTCCCTGGCCCTAGCCAAGGGCCTCGACACCCTGCCCCAGGCTGGACCACCAGGACCCGGGTCTGGGTCCCAGAGCCAGGTGTGTGGACCATCAGACATCTCATGTGAGATCTACCAGTGGGTGAGAGAGGAGCTGAAGAGAGCAGGCATCTCCCAGGCTGTGTTCGCCCGTGTGGCCTTCAACAGGACCCag GGCCTGCTGTCTGAGATCCTTCGTAAGGAGGAGGATCCTAAGAGTGCGTCTCAGTCTCTCCTGGTCAACCTGCGGTCCATGCAGAGTTTCCTCCAGATACCGGAAGGTGACCGCGACCGTATCtatcaggaagagagggagaggagtctgACCACGTCGACCATTATCAACCATTCACCCAACAACACTACCCCACCATGCCACACACAg ACCAGAAAGGAAGAGGGAAACTTTGTTAAGGCTGAAGATTGGCACTCCCAGGTTTCCATTGTATTTCCTaaa GTGAGGCTGTCTCCAGTAGCAGTAGTAAACAGAGGGGTGAAGAGCGAGGGATGTGTTCTAGACAGAGGGGTGAAGAGCGAGGGATGTGTTCTAGACAGAGGGGTGAAGAGCGAGGGATGTGTTCTAGACAGAGGGGTGAAGAGCGAGGGATGTGTTCTAGACAGAGGGGTGAAGAGCGAGGGATGTGTTCTAGACAGAGGGGTGAAGAGCGAGGGATGTGTTCTAGACAGAGGGGTGAAGAGCGAGGGATGTGTTCTAGACAGAGGGGTGAAGAACGAGGGATGTGTTCTAGACATCAACAGTTCTATCTATGAGGAGATCCAACAGGAGATGAAGAGAGCCAAGGTTTCTCAGGCCATGTTTGCCAAGATGGCCGCATCCAAGAGTcag ggCTGGCTGTGTGAGCTGCTGCGCTGGAAGGAGGATCCGTCCCCGGAGAACAGAACCCTGTGGGAGAACCTGTGTATGATCCGGCGCTTCCTGAGTCTGGCCCAGATGGAACGAGACGCCATCTATGAACAGGAGAGCAACACTCTACAACAACACTGTACAGACAGACTCACGCAGCTAgtcaacaacaacacactg CTCCAACGCCACTCCCCAttgcaacaacaacatcatcaacgaACACTGACCGCTCTGTCCCAGCTGCCCTTGCAGCCCCAGGCGGAGCCTCGCCTGCCGCCACGACAACCATCCACAGCATCACCGGCCGAGACTGAGGGGGGTAGGGGGCAACTGAGGACCTGGTGGGGGAGTAGTCAGGGTGATGGGAGGGAAGAGGACATTACTGGCAGGGGTTGTAGGGGTTGGGGCCAGGGCAGGGGTAGGGGTGTGTGTAACAATGacaaggaagggggagagggacgGTGGGCGGGGGGCAGACAGACTAACGGCGAGGGCGATGGTGGGAGTGATGGCGAGGGGTTTCGGGTGTCCCGGGAGGCGCAGGGGATCCTGCAGAGCTTCATCCAGGACGTTGGTCTGAACCCTGACGAGGAGGCTGTCCACACCCTGTCAGCCCAGCTGGGCCTGCCCAAACACACCATCCTCAGCTTCTTCCACAGCCAGCACCACAGCTACACTCACCAGAACCATAGACAGCACTACAGTGAGAtccaccacaaccacaaccaacatccGAGCCAGGACCACAACCACAGAGAGAATCACAACCAACACCACACGGACCAGAACCAGCTCTTCTATAATGGAGCAGGCCCAACCCAGCCTAAGAGAACTACAGGGGAGGAGTGGACCGTAGATCTCGCTGGACAAatgggggggggaggggaggataTGGAGCAGGAAGAGGAAATAGAGGGGAAGGGGGATGAGGATGCCATTTTGAAAGAGTTGGATGTGAGCAGTCAGACCAACACCGTCGCCACCCTAGAGGAGGAGCAACATGATTCTAACCAATCTGAGACTGCCCAACCACATGACTCTGATGAATAA